The Populus alba chromosome 6, ASM523922v2, whole genome shotgun sequence genome contains a region encoding:
- the LOC118048535 gene encoding protein REVEILLE 8 isoform X2 — protein MIMNANSSSSTSTSTAGAGAETGANPAGPSQSMATPTSSSTPPATGTGIVTTAEASSDGSGKKVRKPYTITKSRESWTEEEHDKFLEALQLFDRDWKKIEDFVGSKTVIQIRSHAQKYFMKVQKNGTTAHVPPPRPKRKASHPYPQKASKNVLVPLPASMAYPSSMNTLAPGYALWDETSVLINSATSKIMPSQDELPNLHGAEADIGPKCVSRVSNNTVSGLGTSSRTLPSAEMPKQGKQAPVLHGIPDFAEVYSFIGSVFDPDTKGHVKKLQEMDPINFETVLLLMRNLTVNLSSPDFEPY, from the exons ATGATTATGAACGCCAACTCCTCCTCTTCAACTTCAACTTCGACAGCAGGAGCAGGAGCAGAAACAGGTGCGAATCCTGCTGGTCCTTCTCAATCAATGGCTACACctacatcatcatcaacaccaccagcTACAGGTACAGGTATAGTTACAACAGCAGAAGCTAGCAGCGATGGGTCAGGCAAGAAAGTTAGAAAACCTTATACAATCACCAAGTCTCGTGAGAGTTGGACTGAAGAAGAGCATGACAAGTTCCTTGAAGCCCTTCAATT GTTTGATCGTGACTGGAAAAAGATTGAAGATTTTGTGGGTTCAAAGACGGTGATCCAG ATTCGGAGTCATGCCCAGAAATACTTTATGAAGGTCCAAAAGAATGGTACAACTGCGCATGTTCCTCCTCCTCGCCCTAAACGCAAAGCCTCTCATCCTTACCCACAGAAGGCGTCGAAAAATG TTTTAGTGCCGCTCCCAGCATCCATGGCTTACCCTTCATCGATGAATACCTTAGCACCTGGATATGCTCTATGGGATGAAACTTCAGTGTTAATAAACTCCGCAACAAGCAAAATCATGCCATCACAAGATGAACTTCCAAATCTTCACGGAGCTGAAG CTGATATTGGACCAAAGTGTGTATCAAGGGTTAGTAACAATACTGTCAGTGGCCTTGGGACCTCAAGTAGAACATTGCCAAGTGCTGAGATGCCAAAACAAGGGAAGCAAGCGCCTGTGCTTCATG GTATACCAGATTTTGCTGAAGTATATAGCTTCATTGGAAGTGTCTTTGATCCAGACACGAAAGGGCATGTGAAAAAGCTACAGGAAATGGACCCTATAAATTTTGAAACT